Genomic segment of Halopelagius inordinatus:
GTCGCGAACTGCTCGGAGAGGATGTGGTCCTCGATGCGTTCGAGTTCGGAGATGGAGAGTTCGACGCCGTCGGACCCGACCAACTTCACGCCGTTGTACTCGGGCGGGTTGTGCGAGGCGGTGATGACGAGGGCGGGCACCGCTTCGACTTCGCAGTACCGGACGACGCCCGGCGTCGGAGTGACGCCGAGTCGGTCCACGTTCACTCCGACGCTGGCTAACCCGCTTTCGGCGGCGTTCGAGAGCATCTCGCCCGTCGTCCGGGTGTCGCGCGCCACCACGACGCGGTCGGTGTCCCAGACGGTCCCCGCCGCCTTCGCGACCCGGAGGACGAACTCCGGGGAGAGGCCGTCGCCGACCACCCCTCTCGTCCCACTCGATCCGAACAGTTTCATTGTGGGGTACTGGTTCGTCCGGCGACAAAGCCGTTCCGAACCACAGTTCCGGTTTTTCGCATCCGAGTTATCGTTTCGCCCACCGGAATCGACTCCGGGCGGGTAACGCCGAACCGACGCCGGAGAAAAGTGGACGACTCTCCGCGCGGCGTCGCCTCCGGAGCCTTTAGGCGCGACGCGCGAGGAGAGGTCACCATGAGCGACGCGTTTCGGACCTTCGAAGTCGTCCCCGCAGTCGACATGCAGGACGGGGAAGTGGTGCAGTTGGTGCAGGGCGAACGCGGCACCGAACGACGGTACGGCGACCCGGTCGAGGCGGCCGAACGCTGGGTCGGCGAAGGCGCGGAGACGCTCCACCTCGTCGACTTAGACGGGGCGTTCGAGGGCGACCGCAAGAACGCCGACGCGGTGGAAGCGGTCGTCGACGCGGTGGACGTGCCGGTCCAACTCGGCGGCGGCATCCGAACCGCCGCGGACGCGGCCGACCTCCTCGAACGGGGCGTCGAACGCGTCATCCTCGGCACCGCGGCGGTGGAGAACCCCGAGTTGGTCGAAGAGATAAGCGCGGAGTATCCCGGCCGCGTGATGGTGAGTCTCGACGCGAGAGACGGCGAAGTGCTCGTCTCGGGGTGGACAGAGAGCACCGGCCTCGACCCCGCGGAGGCCGCCGCCCGGTACGAGGAACTCGGCGCGGGCGCGATTCTGTTCACCGACGTGGACGTGGAAGGCCAGATGGAAGGCGTCCAGACGGACGTGACGAAACGCGTCGTCGACGCGGTGGACGTGCCGGTGGTCGCGTCCGGCGGCGTCGCCTCTCTCGACGACGTGCGCGCACTCCGAGACGCCGGGGCCGCCGCCGTCGTCGTCGGAACGGCGCTGTACGAGGGGACGTTCACGCTCGAAGACGCCAGACGCGTCTGAGCGGACGACCGACCTACTCGCCGGTCGGCGCGTCTCCCGCGTCCGGTCCGCTTCGGCCGTCCGCGGCGTCTCCGTCGCCGCCGTCTTCTAGCTCCCCGTCGTAGGTGAACGCGGTAGCGTCCGCGCTCTGCCCGACCGGTGCGTCCGTCGGCGGCGAGTACGAGTAGAGGTGCTCGCCGTGGACGACGTAGTACGTCCCGTCGTCGGGGTCTTCGACGACGCTGCTGTTCGTGTCGATGGCGAAATCCACGAGTGCCGACAGCGACTCGGCCTCCGCGCGCGGGCGGTCGAACGTCGACGGCGGGAGGCGAATGGGGTGTATCCACTCGTCGAACTCGGACCGAGCCTCGTCGAACGCGAGGCGTTCTCGCTCTGCCTCCGTAAGCGTCGAGAGGCGACCGCTCCGACGCGCCCACAGGAGGCCGACCGCCCCGCCGAGACCGGAGAAGAGCAGTAGCGGCCCGCCTATCCGTCGGATAGGCCCGTACTGGTTGGTGACGGTGACCGTCCGAGTCGAGGTGTGCGGGTCGGTCACGACGCCGGGGTCCTCGACGGTGTACGCGGTGCCCAACCCGACCGGCAGTACGTATCTCTCCGTTCGTTCGACGGACTCGCCGTTCACCGTCCCCGAGAGCGAAACGGTGACGCGGACGAGAGCCTCGGTCTCTCCCAACGAGGCCCCGAGGTCCGATTCGATTCGTTCCGTCTCGTTGGCGAGGGCTCTCGCGTCGAACGAGAACGGGACGCGGACGGATTCGCCCGGTTCGACGCCGCTCTCTGTCATCTCGCCCGCGTCTCGCGTCCTCTGCCAGTGTCGGGTCCGGACCGCGCCGGTCTGATTCCGCTCGACGGACCGGAGGACGATATCGGCGTCCGTGCCGATACTCAACGACCCGCCTTCGCTCGCGGTGTATCCGTAGGTGAAGTTCCCGTCCAGTACCGGTGCGACGG
This window contains:
- the hisA gene encoding 1-(5-phosphoribosyl)-5-[(5-phosphoribosylamino)methylideneamino]imidazole-4-carboxamide isomerase — its product is MSDAFRTFEVVPAVDMQDGEVVQLVQGERGTERRYGDPVEAAERWVGEGAETLHLVDLDGAFEGDRKNADAVEAVVDAVDVPVQLGGGIRTAADAADLLERGVERVILGTAAVENPELVEEISAEYPGRVMVSLDARDGEVLVSGWTESTGLDPAEAAARYEELGAGAILFTDVDVEGQMEGVQTDVTKRVVDAVDVPVVASGGVASLDDVRALRDAGAAAVVVGTALYEGTFTLEDARRV
- a CDS encoding DUF5305 domain-containing protein yields the protein MATWTLRARETVAGNVAVVVACFLVLAAVGGGLAYTAYVEPGAHTEERAGASWETTAEFGHAATVREPNSVFPVGTTLENRSAYFGTVAPVLDGNFTYGYTASEGGSLSIGTDADIVLRSVERNQTGAVRTRHWQRTRDAGEMTESGVEPGESVRVPFSFDARALANETERIESDLGASLGETEALVRVTVSLSGTVNGESVERTERYVLPVGLGTAYTVEDPGVVTDPHTSTRTVTVTNQYGPIRRIGGPLLLFSGLGGAVGLLWARRSGRLSTLTEAERERLAFDEARSEFDEWIHPIRLPPSTFDRPRAEAESLSALVDFAIDTNSSVVEDPDDGTYYVVHGEHLYSYSPPTDAPVGQSADATAFTYDGELEDGGDGDAADGRSGPDAGDAPTGE